In a single window of the bacterium genome:
- a CDS encoding uracil-DNA glycosylase, whose amino-acid sequence MSMDKQSLQEELLGVVRLTKQYLCEQGMEVKNPTQEECAGGLLDLKERIKDCQKCPLAKTRTHLVFGAGDEHAKLMFVGEAPGRDEDLQGEPFVGKAGQLLTKIINSIGLKRTDVYIANILKCRPPGNRNPEPYEIAVCQEYLLEQISIIKPKIICSLGKFAAQTLLNNQQPISQLRGRFFEYRNAKLIPTFHPAYLLYNPNEKKLVWQDMKKIKAEYEKT is encoded by the coding sequence ATGAGCATGGATAAACAGTCTCTACAAGAAGAACTGTTGGGTGTCGTGAGGCTCACAAAACAGTATCTATGCGAACAGGGCATGGAAGTTAAGAATCCTACGCAGGAGGAGTGCGCAGGAGGGCTCTTAGACTTGAAGGAGAGAATAAAGGACTGTCAAAAGTGTCCACTTGCAAAAACAAGAACTCATCTGGTTTTTGGCGCTGGAGATGAGCATGCAAAGCTTATGTTTGTTGGCGAAGCACCTGGAAGAGATGAGGATTTACAAGGTGAGCCATTTGTGGGTAAAGCTGGACAGCTTTTAACAAAAATAATAAATTCAATAGGGCTTAAAAGAACGGATGTTTATATAGCTAATATTCTTAAGTGCAGGCCTCCGGGGAATAGGAATCCTGAGCCTTATGAAATCGCTGTGTGTCAGGAATATTTGTTGGAACAGATAAGCATAATAAAGCCAAAGATTATTTGTTCTTTAGGTAAGTTTGCTGCACAAACTCTTCTCAATAACCAACAGCCTATCTCTCAACTTAGAGGGAGATTCTTTGAATACAGGAATGCAAAATTAATTCCTACGTTTCATCCTGCTTACTTGTTATACAATCCAAACGAAAAAAAACTCGTCTGGCAGGATATGAAGAAGATTAAAGCAGAATATGAGAAAACGTAG
- a CDS encoding PilZ domain-containing protein, which produces MPNPKIPIERSRHDVRFSISIPIEYEKVYNPAREKTIKKTTARDLSGGGIQFETDEDIPKGIKLSLRIKMPNLGKFFTVNAEVTHSKKISSDVYDIGAKFLNISQEAKEAMNMFYYINRLERKGPIATYQK; this is translated from the coding sequence ATGCCTAATCCAAAAATACCAATTGAAAGATCGCGGCATGATGTCAGATTTTCTATATCCATTCCTATAGAATATGAGAAAGTCTATAATCCTGCAAGAGAAAAAACAATTAAGAAAACAACTGCGCGAGATCTTAGTGGAGGAGGCATACAATTCGAAACAGACGAAGATATTCCGAAAGGTATAAAACTTTCACTTAGAATAAAAATGCCGAATTTGGGAAAATTCTTTACAGTTAATGCAGAAGTAACTCACTCCAAAAAAATCAGCAGTGACGTATATGATATAGGAGCAAAATTCCTGAATATATCCCAAGAAGCTAAAGAGGCTATGAACATGTTCTATTACATTAACAGATTAGAACGAAAAGGGCCTATAGCTACCTATCAGAAATAG